The segment TGTTGTGTTTGGGCGGTCGGGTCGTGGGCGAGGATGTGGCCCGGAAGATGGTGGAGATCTGGTTGAGCACTCCGTTCGAGGGGGGAAGACACGCCCAGCGGGTTGAGAAGATCAGGGAAATCGAGCGACAGAATCTCAAGGGTCCCCCGGCGCGAGATGACTAGTACGCTCCGCCGGCCGGCACCCTGTCGGGCGGCGACCTTGATACGCTTTATGTTTCCATGTTTTTCTCCGGCGGGCTGCGGAGAAGATAAAAAAGAAATGGATGAATGCCTATGAGCGGGAATGAAAATTGGATGAACCAGGCAGTCGGAGAGACGGACCCGGAGATTGCCGAAGCGCTGCTGGCAGAGACGCGCCGTCAAGCCGAAGGACTTGAACTGATCGCCTCTGAGAATTTTGTAAGTGAGGCTGTGCTGGCGGCGCTGGGTTCCGTGTTGACCAACAAGTATGCCGAGGGGTATCCGGGGAAACGATATTACGGGGGTTGCGAGTTTGTCGACGTGGCGGAGTCTCTGGCGATCAAGCGCGCCCGGCAGCTGTTTGGCTGCGACCACGCCAATGTCCAACCGCATTCCGGGGCCCAGGCCAATATGTCCGTCTATCTGACGGTCCTGAAACCCGGCGACACCATGCTCGGCATGAATTTGGCGCATGGCGGTCACCTCACGCACGGTCACCCTTTGAATTTCTCCGGAAAGATGTACAACATCGTCCCCTATGGGGTTCGCCGGGACACTGAAACCATCGATTATGACGAACTCGAGCGGCTCGCGATGGAACACCATCCCCGTTTGATTGTGGCGGGAGCCAGCGCGTATCCGCGCATCATTGATTTTCCGCGGTTGAGCGAGATCGCCAGGGCCTGCGGCGCCCTGTTGATGGTGGATATCGCCCACATTGCCGGGATGGTTGCCACCGGCTTGCATCCGTCCCCGGTGCCGTACGCCGACTTCGTGACCACAACCACCCACAAGACCTTGCGCGGCCCCCGGGGCGGCATGGTGATGTGCAAAGAGGCTTTTGCCAAGGATCTCGATCGTGTGGTGTTTCCGGGGGTCCAAGGGGGCCCGCTGATGCATGTCATCGCGGCCAAAGCGGTGGCATTTTTTGAAGCCTTGCAGCCGGAATTTCGTGTCTATATTCAACAGGTGCTGGAGAATGCCCGGACCCTGGCAGAGGTCCTCGCTCATAACGGCTTCCGGATTGTCTCCAATGGAACGGACACCCATTTGATGCTGGTGGATGTGACCAAGAAGAACCTCACGGGGAAGCAGGCGGAAAAGGCCCTTGAGGCAGCCCGGATCACTGTGAACAAGAACGCCATTCCGTTTGATACGAACCCTCCCATGACCGCCAGTGGGATTCGGATTGGGACTCCGGCAGTCACCACGCGGGGCATGAAGCAGGAGGAAATGAAACGCATCGGCGCGCTGATCACCGCGGTCCTTCTCGAACCGGAGAGTGAAGTGACACGCCAGAAGGTCCGTCAGGATGTCGAATTGCTGGCATCCCGGTTCCCGATTTACGGCCCACGAATAGAGAGATATCTGCGTGAGCATCAGACCGCTTGATGCTGATCGCTGATTTTCCATGAACTCTTCCCGATATCAAACCCGGACCCTCTCGTTCGGAGGCCCGATGAGTCGCGGGGTCAAATGGCTGATCCTCGCGAATGTCGCGGCGTTCGCACTGCGGTTTCTTGTGCAGAACGTGGCGGATGTTCCCTTTGACATGTGGTTTGGTCTGGTTCCGGCGCTGATCACGGCGCGATTCTATGGGTGGCAATTTGTGACCTACCTGTTTGTCCATGCAGGCCCGTTTCACATTCTCTTCAATATGCTGGTCCTGTGGATGTTTGGCTGCGACCTGGAGCGGCTCTGGGGACTGAAGAAATTTCTGCAATATTATTTTCTGTCAGGTGTGGGGGCGGGCCTCTGCAGCTACCTTGTGGGACCGTCCTCCGTGATTCCGACGGTGGGCGCTTCGGGCGCGATCTACGGACTGCTGTTGGCTTATGGCATCTTGTTTGCCGACCGGATCATCTATCTTTATTTCTTGTTTCCCATCAAGGCCAAGTATTTCGTCCTGATTATGGGCGCGCTGGAGTTTTACGCGGCGATCGCCACGTCGGGGTCCGGCGTCTCCCACACCGCCCATCTGGGGGGAATGATATTTGGATATCTCTACCTTCGCCGCGGCCGGTGGTCGCTCGGATGGGGCGAGATGTGGGCCCGCTGGAAGCTCGAACGCGCCCGGCGAAAGTTCACCATCTATCTGAGTGAGGTCGAAAAAGAGAAGAAGGCGGACCCGCGCAATCACGAGGACAAGAAGACGATGATCCAGTGAGGCCGGCCGCGGGGGCGGGGAACGAATGGACAATTCCCGGGCGTCCGCGCGGAACCGGCAACGCTCGGAAGGACGGGGCGAGGCCGCAGCGCGGGGGTTTCAGCGGTTTTATGGCGCAATCCGAATTCGGCAATCCGAAATGGGAAGGCCCCCCAAGGGCTTGAGAATGGGTGCTCCGCCGAGTCAAACGGAGAGGGCCACATTGTGCGGTTAATGAGGCATCCGAGTTTTTATGAATTACCACTTGACTGAATCGTTTTCTTTCTTTATATTTCTAAAGCTTTGAGGTCATGTTCTTTGACAATAGATTGAGAGTGCCTGAATTCTGGAGAATTTCAGGTTTGAGACGTACGAACCGATCAAGCTATATATGAGAGTTTGATCCTGGCTCAGAATCAACGCTGGCGGCGTGCCTAACACATGCAAGTCGAACGCGAAAGCCCGCAAGGGTAAGTAGAGTGGCGCACGGGTGAGTAACACGTGGGTAACCTACCTTCAAGTGGGGGATAACCTGTCGAAAGGCGGGCTAATACCGCATAACAAACCCTGACTTCGGTTGGGGTTTTGAAAGGTCGCAAGATCGCTTAAAGAGGGGCCCGCGGCTGATTAGCTAGTTGGCAGGGTAATGGCCTACCAAGGCGATGATCAGTAGCCGTCCTGAGAGGGAGCACGGCCACACTGGAACTGAAACACGGTCCAGACTCCTACGGGAGGCAGCAGTGGGGAATTTTTCGCAATGGGCGCAAGCCTGACGAAGCAACGCCGCGTGGATGATGAAGTTCCTTGGAACGTAAAGTCCTTTCGACGGGGAAGAACGCCCGCAAGGGTCTGACGGTACCCGAAGAAGAAGCCCCGGCTAACTCCGTGCCAGCAGCCGCGGTAATACGGGGGGGGCAAGCGTTGTTCGGAATTATTGGGCGTAAAGGGCGCGTAGGCGGTTCGGCAAGTCCAATGTGAAACCCTGCGGCTTAACTGCAGATCTGCATCGGATACTGCCGGGCTCGAGTGTGGGATGGGAGCGTGGAATTCCCGGTGTAGCGGTGAAATGCGTAGATATCGGGAGGAACACCAGTGGCGAAGGCGGCGCTCTGGACCACAACTGACGCTGAGGCGCGAAAGCTAGGGGAGCAAACAGGATTAGATACCCTGGTAGTCCTAGCCGTAAACGATGGTCACTGGGTGTAGGTCCTTTACTGGGCCTGTGCCGAAGTTAACGCATTAAGTGACCCGCCTGGGGAGTACGGTCGCAAGTCTGAAACTCAAAGGAATTGACGGGGGCCCGCACAAGCGGTGGAGCATGTGGTTCAATTCGACGCAACGCGAAGAACCTTACCTGGGCTCGAAATGCAGGGGAAGTCAGCAGAGATGTTGACGTCTGGCAACAGACTCTTGCATAGGTGCTGCATGGCTGTCGTCAGCTCGTGTCGTGAGATGTTGGGTTAAGTCCCGCAACGAGCGCAACCCTTGTCCTTTGTTGCTCGCCCGAAAGGGAAGCACCCTAAGGAGACTGCCGATGACAAATCGGAGGAAGGTGGGGATGACGTCAAGTCCTCATGGCCTTTATGTCCAGGGCTACACACGTGCTACAATGGTCGGTACAAACCGTCGCAAACCCGCGAGGGGGAGCTAATCGGAAAAAACCGACCTCAGTTCGGATTGCAGGCTGCAACTCGCCTGCATGAAGCTGGAATCGCTAGTAATCGCGGATCAGAACGCTGCGGTGAATACGTTCCCGGGCCTTGTACACACCGCCCGTCACATCACGAAAGCCGGCTGTACTAGAAGTCGTTGAGCTAACTCGCAAGAGAAGCAAACGCCCAAGGTATGGCTGGTGATTGGGGTGAAGTCGTAACAAGGTAGCTGTAGGAGAACCTGTGGCTGGATCACCTCCTTTCTAAGAGAAATCGATTGGGCGCTATGGCGCTCGGTCACTCAGCCTGAGTTTTTCAGAGTTCGGCACCTCAATCTACCTCAAAGCTCTTCCGAGAAGCTGAAGGCGTAAAGCCGGGAAGGCGGCCGTCCAGCGGCCGGTCGTCGGGGTTCCTGCTGAGCGCTTTATGCTATAGGCTAAAGGGATGGGCCTATAGCTCAGTTGGCTAGAGCGCACCCCTGATAAGGGTGAGGTCGGTAGTTCAACTCTACCTAGGCCCACCAGATTTCGGATTGCCGATTGCGGATTTTGGATTGGAACAGCCTTGAGGGGCGAGGGTTCATTCCGAAATCATCAATCCGCAATCCGAAATGATGTGTGGGGCTGTAGCTCAGCTGGGAGAGCGCGTGATTTGCATTCACGAGGTCGTGGGTTCGATCCCCATCAGCTCCACCAGATTTCGGAATGCGGAATTTTCGATTGCGGATTGCGGATTTTTGATTTCGGCATGAGGGAAGGGGAAGGGGTTTTCCATCCTCCGAAATCGCAAATCCGAAGTCCGAAATCGGGTGTTGGGTCTTTGACAATTGAATATTGATGGGTAGTTGATGTTAAGAATTTTCAAGCTACTAAGGGCAAACAGTGGATGCCTTGGCGATAGGTGTCGATGAAGGACGCGGCAAGCTGCGATAAGCTGCGGGGAGCTGCAAACAAGCTTTGATCCGCAGATTTCCGAATGGGGGAACCCCCTCCGGTAAAACCGGGGGACTCCCCGCTGAATTCATAGGCGGGGTAGAGGCAACCCAGGGAAGTGAACCATCTCAGTACCTGGAGGAAAAGAAAACAATCGCGATTTCCGGAGTAGTGGCGAGCGAAATGGAAACAGCCCAAACCGTTCGTAGCGATACGGGCGGGGTTGTAGGACCGCATTTAGCACCGCGAAGGTTAGTTGAACGACTTGGAAAAGTCGGCCAAAGAGGGTGATAGCCCCGTAAGCGAAAACCGGAGTGGGCGAGCGGTATCCTGAGTACCACGGGACACGTGGAACCCTGTGGGAATCCGCCAGGACCATCTGGCAAGGCTAAATACAACCTATCGACCGATAGTGAACCAGTACCGTGAGGGAAAGGTGAAAAGAACCCCTGCGAGGGGAGTGAAAAAGTACCTGAAACTGTTTGCTTACAAGCAGTGGGAGGGCGTCTCGAGGACCTCTTCGGAGTTTCTCGGGGCCTGACCGCGTGCCTTTTGCATAATGAGTCGGCTAGTTATTCTCAGCAGCAAGGTTAATCCGTTCCGGAGGAGCCGCAGCGAAAGCAAGTCTGAATAGGGCGATTAGTTGCTGGGTATAGACGCGAAGCGGGATGATCTATCCTTGGCCAGGGTGAAAGTAGGGTAACACCTACTGGAGGCCCGAACCAGTGTTGGTTGAAAACAGCTTGGATGAGCTGAGGATAGGGGTGAAAGGCTAATCAAATTCCGTGATTGCCCGTTCTCCTCGAAATAGCTTTAGGGCTAGCCTCATGTGAATCGTTGTGGTGGTAGAGACCTGAATGGACTAAGGGAGTTACCGCTCTACTGAATCCAATCAAACTTCGAATGCCACAAACGAATGCATGGGAGTCAGACAGTGGGGGCTAAGCTTCATTGTCGAGAGGGAAAGAGCCCAGACTACCAGCTAAGGTCCCAAAATCGTTGCTAAGTGGGAAAGGAAGTGGAGGCGCCGAGACAGCCAGGAGGTTGGCTTAGAAGCAGCCATCCTTTAAAGAAAGCGTAATAGCTCACTGGTCAAGCGGCTCTGTGCCGACAATTCAACGGGGCTCAAGCAACGTACCGAAGCTGTAGATTGTCCGCCCTCGGGCGGGCACTGGTAGAGGAGCATTCCCAATAGTTTGAAGCCGGAGCGCAAGCACCGGTCGACGGTTGGGAAGAGACCCTGCCGACATAAGTAGCGATAACGGGGGTGGGAACCCCCCGCGCCGTAAGTCTAAGGTTTCCTGAGAAAGGTTAATCCGCTCAGGGTTAGTCGATCCCTAAGCTGAGGTCGAAAGGCGTAAGCGATGGGAGAGCCGTTAATATTCGGCTACTACCTTG is part of the Terriglobia bacterium genome and harbors:
- a CDS encoding rhomboid family intramembrane serine protease, which gives rise to MNSSRYQTRTLSFGGPMSRGVKWLILANVAAFALRFLVQNVADVPFDMWFGLVPALITARFYGWQFVTYLFVHAGPFHILFNMLVLWMFGCDLERLWGLKKFLQYYFLSGVGAGLCSYLVGPSSVIPTVGASGAIYGLLLAYGILFADRIIYLYFLFPIKAKYFVLIMGALEFYAAIATSGSGVSHTAHLGGMIFGYLYLRRGRWSLGWGEMWARWKLERARRKFTIYLSEVEKEKKADPRNHEDKKTMIQ
- a CDS encoding serine hydroxymethyltransferase encodes the protein MNQAVGETDPEIAEALLAETRRQAEGLELIASENFVSEAVLAALGSVLTNKYAEGYPGKRYYGGCEFVDVAESLAIKRARQLFGCDHANVQPHSGAQANMSVYLTVLKPGDTMLGMNLAHGGHLTHGHPLNFSGKMYNIVPYGVRRDTETIDYDELERLAMEHHPRLIVAGASAYPRIIDFPRLSEIARACGALLMVDIAHIAGMVATGLHPSPVPYADFVTTTTHKTLRGPRGGMVMCKEAFAKDLDRVVFPGVQGGPLMHVIAAKAVAFFEALQPEFRVYIQQVLENARTLAEVLAHNGFRIVSNGTDTHLMLVDVTKKNLTGKQAEKALEAARITVNKNAIPFDTNPPMTASGIRIGTPAVTTRGMKQEEMKRIGALITAVLLEPESEVTRQKVRQDVELLASRFPIYGPRIERYLREHQTA